In one window of Desulfovibrio sp. UCD-KL4C DNA:
- a CDS encoding TRAP transporter small permease, producing the protein MSELKSSNLISKLETILKNIAAFCLLSMALLTGADIIFRGALGSPIFGVEEIIAVLAVLTTGLSLGYTHSQKSNIGVEFLVSKFKHRTRHNINCATNIVSAALFAVVAWRLVLYGQSLKDAGEVTMTLALPTYMIIYSLAFGFGCFTLTLLKEIAKHLLGDK; encoded by the coding sequence GTGAGTGAATTAAAAAGTTCAAACCTGATAAGTAAACTTGAAACCATATTAAAAAATATTGCAGCATTTTGTCTTCTCAGTATGGCTCTGCTGACTGGAGCAGATATCATATTCCGTGGAGCATTAGGATCTCCTATCTTCGGAGTTGAAGAAATTATTGCGGTACTTGCGGTATTAACGACCGGGTTGTCCCTAGGTTATACCCATTCGCAGAAAAGCAACATCGGAGTGGAATTCCTTGTCAGCAAATTTAAGCACAGAACTCGTCACAATATTAACTGCGCAACAAATATTGTAAGCGCAGCGCTTTTCGCGGTGGTTGCGTGGAGGCTTGTTCTGTACGGTCAAAGTTTGAAAGATGCTGGCGAAGTAACAATGACGCTCGCACTGCCGACCTATATGATAATCTACTCACTTGCTTTCGGATTTGGATGTTTCACACTGACTTTACTTAAAGAAATAGCCAAGCATCTTTTGGGGGATAAGTAA
- a CDS encoding TRAP transporter substrate-binding protein codes for MKRLLLTFIALVIGFAAMPFSANAAPITLTYSCFFPPTHVQSKLAEAWCKEVEKRTDNKIKISYFPGGTLTKAKQCYDGVVEGISDIGLSALAYSRGRFPTMAAVDLPLGYKSGTAATKVANEVYEKFKPKEFNDVAPMYFHAHGPGLLFTAKTPVKTLEDLKGLKLRGTGNCAELIKILGGAPVAMSMPDSYQAIRKGVVNGGMYPMESNKGWKMADVVDYCTLDFPVGYTTTFFIVMNKDKWNSIPADLQKIITEINKEWAKKHGQAWDESDAVGKEFLTKKGGKFITLSKAEGARWKEKAAPMMDKYVKVTNSKGLNGKEILDFTVQSLKKCNN; via the coding sequence ATGAAAAGACTACTACTTACCTTCATTGCCTTAGTAATCGGATTTGCAGCAATGCCTTTTTCTGCGAATGCAGCCCCCATAACACTTACCTACTCCTGTTTTTTTCCGCCTACTCATGTTCAATCAAAACTAGCTGAAGCATGGTGCAAGGAAGTAGAAAAACGGACAGATAATAAAATTAAAATTTCATACTTCCCGGGCGGAACACTTACTAAGGCTAAACAATGTTATGACGGCGTTGTCGAAGGGATCTCTGACATAGGCCTTTCAGCTCTCGCTTACTCACGCGGGCGTTTCCCGACAATGGCAGCAGTTGATCTTCCATTAGGTTATAAATCAGGTACCGCGGCTACTAAGGTAGCTAATGAAGTATACGAAAAATTTAAACCAAAAGAATTTAATGATGTTGCTCCTATGTACTTTCACGCACATGGACCAGGTCTCCTTTTTACTGCAAAAACACCTGTTAAAACTTTAGAAGATCTAAAAGGTTTAAAATTACGCGGTACAGGAAACTGCGCAGAATTGATTAAAATCCTTGGTGGTGCTCCTGTCGCAATGTCCATGCCTGATTCATATCAAGCTATCCGGAAAGGAGTTGTAAACGGAGGTATGTATCCGATGGAAAGCAATAAAGGCTGGAAAATGGCTGATGTTGTAGACTATTGTACACTTGATTTCCCTGTTGGATATACAACCACTTTTTTCATTGTAATGAACAAGGACAAATGGAACTCAATACCTGCTGATCTCCAGAAAATTATCACTGAAATAAACAAGGAATGGGCGAAAAAACACGGACAGGCTTGGGATGAAAGTGATGCTGTCGGTAAAGAATTTTTAACTAAAAAAGGTGGAAAGTTTATTACCTTAAGCAAAGCTGAAGGCGCACGCTGGAAAGAAAAAGCCGCTCCTATGATGGATAAGTATGTGAAAGTAACAAATTCTAAGGGATTAAACGGCAAAGAAATTTTAGATTTCACAGTTCAATCACTCAAAAAATGCAATAATTAA
- a CDS encoding TetR/AcrR family transcriptional regulator, whose protein sequence is MARKQKEKSQQTKEELINSAEELFGLNGYMATTVAEITTHAGYSKGSFYRHWVSKDKLFLEIVENKLTTYRNSRDQRLDKAQSLEEVMHIIWDFLEVIVQDYNWAKVFLEFTVYASRIPELRDDLSLSQYRLSEKVFANLVSKFIETDYHPEKLGAFNTVLFEGFMVQNALQTGFVDLKDVREAAITLALANGLKK, encoded by the coding sequence ATGGCTAGAAAACAAAAAGAAAAATCTCAACAAACGAAAGAAGAATTAATAAATTCTGCGGAAGAACTTTTCGGTTTAAATGGATATATGGCAACCACTGTCGCCGAAATTACAACCCATGCAGGGTATTCAAAGGGAAGTTTTTATCGACACTGGGTAAGCAAGGATAAACTTTTTTTAGAAATTGTTGAAAACAAACTTACAACATACCGCAATTCTAGAGATCAGAGACTTGATAAAGCTCAAAGTCTTGAAGAAGTTATGCATATTATATGGGATTTTCTGGAAGTAATTGTGCAGGACTACAACTGGGCTAAAGTCTTTCTGGAATTTACAGTTTATGCATCACGCATCCCGGAGTTGCGTGATGATCTCAGTTTAAGCCAATACAGGCTGTCGGAAAAAGTTTTTGCTAATTTAGTTAGCAAGTTTATTGAAACTGACTACCATCCTGAAAAATTAGGTGCTTTCAATACCGTTCTTTTTGAAGGGTTCATGGTTCAAAATGCTCTTCAAACTGGATTTGTAGACCTAAAAGATGTTCGCGAAGCTGCGATCACCCTCGCTTTGGCAAATGGGCTAAAAAAGTAA
- a CDS encoding sulfite exporter TauE/SafE family protein: MRFIWLIFIFFVVSVVPFQVSAHPLGEVVQETTVQNEGERILIIYETAIGPSITATLVPDADHDGEVTPKEEADLAQAIHKILYPNIEVVLDGKAVAMDLYYDSVAPAVGGYNNGLRLNLIYSLSIFNNSNNHDLKISDHNFRAGELKWLKWFVQAEPNVSKVATSKDSRTLDYAFTSNAVSKINSESTLGVSENINDKSALTPEPKENSSQAALREYLAQENLGALATIVALGMAFILGMGHALSPGHGKAMVAAYLIGRSGKIKDAFTLGIIVTITHVASVIVLGVIALLLSRYFLPGDLYPWLGAFSGLLVFIVGYVMLAKRALSGHHHHHHHSNENESTKESGEVSWWSMLSLGIAGGMVPCPTALVVLLAAVALGRIVFGLMLIFAFSFGLAAVLILIGILTVRASKLVDTFSGSRRWIENLPVASAGLVMVAGIAIALNALSAGGILKFLP, encoded by the coding sequence ATGAGATTTATTTGGCTTATTTTTATATTTTTTGTTGTGAGTGTTGTTCCGTTTCAAGTTTCAGCACATCCGCTGGGTGAGGTTGTACAAGAAACCACAGTTCAAAATGAAGGTGAGCGGATTCTTATTATTTATGAAACGGCTATCGGGCCATCCATAACTGCTACCCTTGTCCCGGATGCGGATCATGATGGTGAGGTTACACCTAAGGAAGAAGCTGATCTAGCTCAAGCGATACATAAAATTCTGTATCCCAATATTGAAGTAGTTTTAGATGGTAAAGCAGTTGCAATGGATCTTTATTACGACTCCGTAGCTCCGGCGGTTGGGGGGTATAATAATGGTTTACGATTAAATTTGATTTATTCTCTTAGCATTTTTAATAATTCAAACAATCATGATCTTAAAATTTCTGATCATAATTTTAGAGCTGGAGAATTGAAGTGGTTAAAATGGTTTGTTCAGGCAGAGCCAAATGTTAGTAAGGTTGCAACTTCAAAAGATTCCAGAACATTAGATTATGCTTTCACAAGCAATGCCGTTAGTAAGATAAATTCAGAATCAACTTTAGGCGTTTCAGAAAATATTAATGATAAAAGTGCGCTCACGCCTGAACCCAAAGAAAATTCTAGTCAGGCGGCTTTGCGGGAATACCTTGCACAAGAGAATTTAGGAGCTTTGGCAACTATAGTTGCTCTAGGAATGGCCTTTATTTTAGGCATGGGGCACGCCTTAAGCCCAGGGCATGGAAAGGCTATGGTTGCAGCATATTTGATTGGGCGAAGCGGAAAAATTAAAGATGCTTTTACGCTTGGAATTATTGTAACGATTACTCATGTTGCTAGTGTTATTGTGCTGGGTGTTATTGCTTTGTTATTATCAAGGTATTTTTTGCCCGGAGATCTTTATCCGTGGCTTGGAGCTTTTTCAGGATTGCTCGTTTTTATTGTGGGATATGTCATGCTCGCAAAGCGAGCTTTGAGCGGGCATCATCATCACCATCATCATAGTAATGAAAATGAATCAACAAAAGAGAGTGGCGAGGTGTCATGGTGGTCAATGTTGAGCCTAGGAATTGCAGGAGGCATGGTTCCTTGTCCTACAGCTCTTGTTGTCTTGCTTGCTGCTGTTGCACTTGGAAGAATTGTTTTTGGACTTATGTTAATTTTTGCTTTTAGCTTCGGCCTTGCAGCAGTGTTAATTTTAATCGGAATTTTAACTGTTCGAGCATCAAAGTTAGTAGATACTTTTTCTGGGTCACGCCGCTGGATTGAGAATTTACCTGTTGCCAGTGCTGGTCTTGTTATGGTTGCAGGAATAGCAATTGCTTTAAATGCCTTAAGTGCTGGTGGAATTTTAAAGTTTTTACCATAA
- a CDS encoding isoprenyl transferase, with amino-acid sequence MMPRHVAIIMDGNGRWAKARDLARSEGHKAGTEAAKAIVEKSRELGIKYLTLYTFSKENWARPKDEIAQLFNLLTVFLKKELLNLCEQDIRLNVLGELSDFPFGVKQVVAHTIKKTQHCSSMTLNLALNYSGRDELVRACKKLISSGLREDQITQETISENLYTAGQPDPDLIIRTSGEQRLSNYLLFQAAYSELYFTDVYWPDFTPDELEKALADFTKRQRRFGKTGDQI; translated from the coding sequence ATGATGCCCCGACATGTAGCCATCATTATGGATGGAAATGGTAGATGGGCAAAGGCTAGAGATCTTGCGCGCAGCGAAGGTCATAAAGCAGGCACTGAAGCAGCCAAAGCTATAGTAGAAAAAAGCCGAGAACTCGGTATTAAATATTTGACCTTGTATACGTTCTCCAAAGAGAACTGGGCAAGGCCAAAAGATGAAATAGCTCAGCTCTTCAATCTGTTAACTGTTTTTTTAAAAAAAGAACTGTTGAATCTGTGTGAACAGGACATACGCTTAAATGTTTTGGGAGAACTTTCAGACTTCCCATTCGGCGTAAAACAGGTTGTTGCCCATACCATAAAAAAAACTCAGCATTGCAGCTCAATGACATTAAACCTTGCACTGAATTATTCAGGCAGGGATGAATTGGTGCGAGCTTGTAAAAAATTAATTTCTTCGGGACTTCGGGAAGACCAAATTACCCAAGAAACTATTTCCGAAAATTTATATACAGCCGGACAGCCGGACCCTGATTTAATTATCCGCACCAGCGGAGAACAGCGGCTTTCAAACTATTTACTGTTTCAGGCTGCATACTCTGAGTTATACTTTACTGATGTATATTGGCCGGACTTTACGCCAGATGAGCTGGAAAAAGCATTAGCCGACTTTACTAAAAGACAGCGTCGTTTCGGAAAAACCGGCGACCAGATTTAA
- the frr gene encoding ribosome recycling factor: MINEIMSDGIKRMEGALTSLSGDFVRLRTGRASTGLIDHVKVDYYGTPTPINQLASVAVPDSRTITIQPWDKGAFALIDKALLKSDLGLNPVNDGKLIRISIPPLTEERRKDLVKVAKKFTEDSKVAIRNVRRDMNDTLKKLEKDKEINEDEMHNSQDDVQKHTDEFIKKCDDLFLAKEKEILEI, translated from the coding sequence ATGATTAATGAAATTATGTCAGATGGCATTAAAAGAATGGAAGGAGCTCTAACCAGTCTCAGCGGTGACTTTGTAAGACTGCGCACAGGAAGAGCTTCAACCGGCCTGATAGATCATGTTAAGGTTGATTACTATGGAACTCCCACTCCGATAAACCAGCTGGCTTCAGTTGCTGTGCCGGATTCCCGCACAATTACTATACAGCCATGGGATAAAGGAGCATTCGCTCTGATTGATAAAGCTCTGCTTAAGTCCGACTTGGGACTGAACCCTGTTAACGACGGAAAACTTATTCGCATCAGCATTCCGCCTTTAACTGAGGAACGTCGTAAAGATCTCGTTAAAGTAGCTAAAAAATTCACTGAAGATTCTAAAGTGGCTATCCGCAATGTCCGTCGCGACATGAATGATACACTTAAAAAGCTCGAAAAAGATAAAGAAATCAATGAAGATGAAATGCATAACTCACAAGATGATGTGCAAAAGCATACTGACGAATTCATCAAAAAATGTGATGATCTCTTTTTAGCAAAAGAAAAGGAAATACTGGAAATATAA
- the pyrH gene encoding UMP kinase has product MDKLHYSRVMIKLSGEALAGDQQFGIEPAAINKFCREIAAVAKTGVQVALVIGGGNIFRGLSASAKGMDRSSADYMGMLATVMNALAVQDALEKLDCDTRVLSAIPMQAVAEPYIRRRAIRHLEKGRVVICAAGTGNPFFTTDTAAALRAMELKAEAIIKATKVDGVYDKDPMKYSDAVKFESITYIETLEKRIGVMDSTAISLAMDNNLPIIVFNLFEEGNITRVVKGEKIGTIVHGGKND; this is encoded by the coding sequence ATGGACAAATTGCACTATTCACGAGTAATGATCAAACTCAGCGGTGAAGCTCTCGCCGGTGATCAGCAGTTCGGTATTGAACCTGCGGCAATTAACAAGTTTTGTAGAGAAATTGCAGCTGTAGCCAAAACCGGAGTACAGGTTGCTTTAGTTATCGGCGGAGGAAATATTTTTAGAGGCTTATCCGCTTCAGCTAAAGGAATGGATAGATCTTCAGCCGACTACATGGGAATGCTCGCAACTGTCATGAATGCCCTTGCTGTTCAGGACGCACTTGAAAAACTTGACTGCGACACACGAGTGTTGTCAGCTATCCCGATGCAAGCTGTTGCCGAACCTTATATACGCCGCAGAGCTATCCGCCATCTTGAAAAAGGACGCGTAGTTATTTGTGCTGCTGGAACAGGTAATCCCTTTTTCACAACAGATACAGCTGCTGCTCTCAGAGCAATGGAGCTTAAGGCCGAGGCAATTATTAAAGCTACCAAAGTTGACGGAGTCTATGATAAAGACCCTATGAAATATTCAGATGCAGTTAAATTTGAATCTATCACTTATATTGAAACTCTTGAAAAACGAATCGGGGTTATGGATTCCACAGCTATTTCATTAGCCATGGATAACAACCTGCCCATAATTGTTTTCAACCTTTTTGAAGAAGGTAATATCACAAGGGTTGTCAAAGGTGAAAAGATCGGAACAATAGTTCATGGAGGAAAGAATGATTAA
- the tsf gene encoding translation elongation factor Ts has translation MAAVTAQMVKSLRELTGVGMMDCKKALAECDGDEEKAVTYLREKGLSKAAKKAGRTTSEGLIGSYMHSNGKLSAIVEVKCETDFVAKSDQFIQLTKDVAMQVAATNPLCVSPDELPQDILEKEKAIYLQQAIEEGKPANIAEKIVIGRIQKYYKEVCLLEQPFIKDDKKSIKDLVNETIAILGENMQIGRFARINLAEAASGAEEAEEE, from the coding sequence ATGGCTGCTGTTACCGCCCAGATGGTAAAATCCCTACGCGAACTTACCGGTGTAGGCATGATGGATTGTAAGAAAGCACTCGCTGAATGTGATGGTGATGAAGAAAAAGCTGTTACCTACCTTCGCGAAAAAGGACTTTCTAAAGCTGCTAAAAAAGCTGGCCGTACTACAAGTGAAGGACTTATCGGGTCTTACATGCACAGCAACGGTAAGCTCTCTGCTATAGTTGAAGTTAAATGTGAAACTGACTTTGTTGCTAAATCTGATCAGTTCATTCAGCTTACTAAAGATGTTGCTATGCAGGTTGCTGCTACCAACCCACTTTGTGTAAGCCCTGATGAACTTCCTCAGGATATTCTTGAAAAAGAAAAAGCAATTTACCTGCAGCAGGCTATCGAAGAAGGTAAACCTGCTAATATCGCTGAAAAGATCGTTATTGGACGTATTCAGAAATATTACAAGGAAGTTTGTCTTCTTGAACAGCCTTTCATTAAAGATGACAAGAAATCTATCAAAGACTTAGTTAACGAAACTATTGCTATTCTCGGTGAGAATATGCAGATAGGTCGATTCGCACGCATCAACCTTGCTGAAGCAGCAAGTGGTGCAGAAGAAGCCGAAGAAGAATAA
- the rpsB gene encoding 30S ribosomal protein S2 encodes MAYVTMKQMLETGVHFGHQTRRWNPKMRPYIFGARNGIHIMDLQQTVKLFRKAHDFIADSVAKGGKVLFIGTKRQAQEAVATEAARAGMFHVTHRWMGGTLTNFQTIKRRIDRLKNLEEMFEDGSIKRFPKKEIVMMGREVKKLTLALGGIKDLNGAPAVAFVIDPKREHIAILECRKLGIPVVAVVDSNCDPDLVDYIIPGNDDAIRAIKLFAAHMADACIEGAARRKEETTMVEEKTKATEKAVAPETKEEETAQEAK; translated from the coding sequence ATGGCTTATGTAACTATGAAACAAATGCTGGAAACAGGCGTTCATTTCGGTCACCAGACTCGCAGATGGAATCCTAAAATGCGTCCTTACATCTTTGGCGCACGTAACGGAATCCACATCATGGACCTCCAGCAGACTGTTAAACTTTTCCGTAAAGCTCACGACTTCATTGCTGACTCTGTTGCAAAAGGTGGAAAAGTACTTTTCATCGGAACTAAACGTCAGGCTCAGGAAGCTGTTGCAACTGAAGCTGCACGCGCAGGAATGTTTCATGTAACACATCGTTGGATGGGTGGAACTCTCACCAACTTCCAGACAATCAAACGTCGTATTGATCGCCTTAAAAACCTTGAAGAAATGTTCGAAGATGGTTCCATCAAACGCTTCCCTAAAAAGGAAATCGTAATGATGGGCCGCGAGGTTAAAAAACTTACCCTCGCACTCGGCGGTATTAAAGATCTCAACGGAGCTCCTGCCGTAGCATTCGTCATTGACCCCAAGCGTGAACATATTGCTATTCTTGAATGCCGCAAACTCGGTATCCCAGTAGTTGCTGTTGTTGACTCTAACTGTGACCCAGACTTGGTTGATTACATCATCCCAGGTAATGATGACGCTATCCGCGCTATTAAGCTGTTCGCAGCTCACATGGCTGATGCATGCATCGAAGGTGCAGCTCGTCGCAAAGAAGAAACTACTATGGTAGAAGAAAAAACTAAAGCAACTGAAAAAGCTGTTGCTCCTGAAACTAAAGAAGAAGAAACTGCTCAGGAGGCTAAGTAA
- a CDS encoding fumarylacetoacetate hydrolase family protein — protein sequence MKVFRIKHNGSVFYATIEDNNFFKPLLSKDNEKSLLPATECTILPVAVPSKIICAGLNYHEHARELGMEIPEDPMIFFKPPSAVIGNGDKIVIPAMSEQVDFEGELAIIIGQTGKNILPENVAKHIFGYTCANDVTARDLQKKDTIFARAKGFDTFAPIGPCIETGITDPNSLSLRTIVNGKVRQEGNTSDMIYNPVQLVSFISHIMTLTPGDVILTGTPPGIGTLSPEDKVDVEIEGVGILSNTVINHEPIRTPVQ from the coding sequence ATGAAAGTCTTTAGAATTAAACACAACGGGTCAGTATTTTACGCAACTATCGAGGACAATAATTTTTTCAAACCACTGTTGTCAAAAGATAATGAGAAGAGTCTTCTACCAGCTACGGAATGCACAATACTGCCGGTAGCCGTACCTTCAAAAATAATATGCGCCGGCCTTAACTACCATGAGCATGCTCGTGAACTGGGTATGGAAATTCCTGAAGACCCCATGATTTTCTTTAAACCGCCGTCTGCTGTAATCGGTAACGGTGATAAAATAGTTATTCCGGCCATGTCCGAACAGGTTGATTTTGAAGGTGAGCTGGCAATTATTATCGGCCAGACTGGGAAAAATATACTGCCGGAAAACGTAGCAAAACATATCTTTGGATACACCTGTGCCAACGACGTGACAGCCAGAGATCTTCAAAAAAAAGATACAATTTTCGCGCGAGCCAAAGGATTTGACACCTTTGCTCCCATAGGACCATGCATTGAAACCGGAATTACTGATCCAAACTCTCTATCACTAAGAACAATAGTGAACGGCAAGGTTAGGCAGGAAGGTAATACCTCAGACATGATTTACAATCCAGTACAGCTTGTAAGTTTCATTTCTCACATTATGACTCTTACCCCGGGTGATGTCATCTTGACAGGAACTCCTCCAGGAATCGGAACATTATCCCCAGAAGATAAGGTAGATGTGGAAATAGAGGGCGTAGGTATTTTATCCAATACAGTAATAAATCATGAACCTATCCGCACACCTGTGCAATAG
- a CDS encoding ribonuclease J: protein MSEHQLTVCPLGGLGEIGLNCMMLSTEENVVIVDCGLLFPDNALFGVDVAIPRFDHILALKDRLKAIVLTHGHEDHIGALPWLLPYINVPVYGSKFTLGLVENKLQEHNLIDYVDLREVKAYDRVQFGDLFFNFFPVCHSIIDGFALGIETPVGRIIHTGDFKIDRTPLDGHGTDLNAIKEFSSQGVTLLLSDSTNIEQDGYALTERDIKGAMRNIFEDAEGRILVTLFSSHIQRMQEIFDLAAETGRKVAISGRSLARNIDLARDLGQIRIASSAIVEIEDLPYYDNHEIVILVTGSQGEALAALSRLSTAEHRQLKIHKGDLILMSSRFIPGNTKAITRVINRLYKLGAEVLHEKKHGIHASGHAHKEELRTMLETVKPKYFIPVHGEYRHLVKHSRLAVETGVAPERALVIEDGEPITFLTHGIRVEEAIPVQCTLVDGKGVGDVGQSVIKERQLLAGEGLVIVSIVIDVNTGEIIRGPEVTSKGFVFEQKYSHVLEDAKCIILDVFENIPPGQTVKLKERIRSALRRFFRKVLGRDPVVIPLIISLTGNEAQEIDSKCEI from the coding sequence ATGAGTGAGCACCAGCTAACGGTATGCCCACTTGGTGGACTTGGAGAAATCGGCCTTAACTGCATGATGCTCAGCACTGAAGAGAATGTCGTTATTGTAGACTGCGGGCTACTCTTTCCAGACAATGCTCTTTTTGGTGTAGATGTTGCCATTCCACGGTTTGACCATATTCTTGCTCTGAAAGATCGCCTTAAAGCGATTGTTTTAACTCACGGGCATGAAGATCATATCGGAGCACTGCCGTGGCTTCTTCCTTATATTAACGTACCTGTTTACGGCTCTAAATTTACTCTGGGTTTGGTTGAAAACAAACTACAAGAACATAATCTAATTGATTACGTCGATCTGCGCGAAGTTAAAGCCTATGACAGAGTTCAGTTCGGTGATTTATTTTTCAACTTTTTCCCAGTCTGTCACTCGATAATAGACGGCTTTGCACTCGGGATTGAAACTCCTGTAGGAAGAATCATACATACAGGTGATTTTAAAATAGACCGCACTCCTCTTGATGGGCATGGAACTGACTTAAATGCCATCAAAGAATTTTCAAGCCAAGGAGTAACCCTACTTCTTTCAGATTCAACCAATATTGAACAGGACGGATACGCCCTGACTGAAAGAGACATTAAAGGGGCCATGCGCAATATATTTGAAGACGCGGAAGGACGCATTTTAGTAACTCTTTTTTCGAGTCATATCCAGCGGATGCAGGAAATATTCGACCTTGCAGCTGAAACAGGCAGAAAAGTAGCAATCAGTGGTAGAAGCCTTGCCAGAAATATTGATCTGGCCAGAGATCTGGGACAGATACGCATTGCATCTTCCGCAATTGTAGAAATAGAAGATCTACCATACTACGATAATCACGAAATAGTTATATTGGTAACAGGTTCACAGGGAGAAGCTCTTGCCGCACTTTCACGGCTTTCAACCGCAGAGCATCGCCAACTCAAGATACATAAGGGTGACCTTATCCTCATGTCTTCCCGCTTTATCCCTGGTAATACAAAAGCTATAACACGAGTCATCAACAGACTTTATAAGCTTGGGGCAGAAGTCCTTCATGAAAAAAAACATGGTATTCATGCATCGGGCCACGCACACAAAGAAGAACTGCGAACCATGCTTGAAACGGTTAAGCCTAAATATTTTATTCCTGTCCACGGTGAATACAGACATCTGGTTAAACATTCCAGACTCGCAGTTGAAACAGGCGTAGCTCCAGAAAGAGCTTTAGTTATTGAAGACGGCGAACCTATCACCTTTCTGACTCACGGAATCCGTGTTGAAGAAGCAATACCAGTTCAATGCACACTTGTAGACGGTAAAGGTGTCGGCGATGTAGGTCAGTCTGTAATTAAGGAGCGACAACTTTTAGCAGGAGAAGGACTCGTCATCGTTAGCATAGTTATTGACGTTAACACCGGAGAAATCATTCGCGGGCCGGAAGTTACTTCCAAGGGATTTGTTTTTGAACAGAAATATTCACATGTCCTTGAAGATGCTAAATGTATAATCTTAGATGTTTTTGAAAATATTCCTCCGGGACAGACCGTTAAACTTAAAGAAAGAATCCGCTCAGCCTTACGAAGATTTTTCCGTAAAGTTTTAGGCCGCGACCCCGTGGTAATCCCGCTCATTATTTCTCTGACCGGGAACGAAGCTCAGGAGATAGACTCCAAATGCGAAATTTAA
- a CDS encoding 1-acyl-sn-glycerol-3-phosphate acyltransferase yields the protein MQNSKAYLSGSNLSLNIYIIIFLLTFNTKYLSTTKMLRLIYFYLLFFPQTIFYSFVIIFSKTQKTFHWCERTWGKAMIKNSGCEFDVDLSALDENQTYVFMVNHQSFFDIPLLFHFLSPWQFKFVAKKSLFKFPIFGNAMAAAKHISIDRENSRKGMKDIQHAVDVANSGHSPLIFPEGTRNPNPNKLLPFKIGGMILALKCQKPIAPILMVGPEKVLYKGKLIMSPCQKIKIKALPPIDTSKYSLKEREKIKEDLQDIMDKAYAEMRNE from the coding sequence ATGCAAAATTCCAAAGCATATCTTTCGGGATCTAATTTATCTTTAAATATTTATATCATCATATTTTTATTAACTTTTAACACTAAATATTTATCTACAACAAAAATGCTAAGACTTATATATTTCTACTTACTGTTTTTTCCACAAACTATTTTTTATTCTTTCGTAATCATTTTTTCTAAAACTCAAAAAACTTTCCACTGGTGCGAACGGACCTGGGGAAAGGCCATGATAAAAAACAGTGGATGCGAATTTGATGTAGACCTCAGTGCTCTTGATGAAAATCAAACTTACGTTTTCATGGTCAATCACCAAAGCTTTTTCGACATTCCTTTGCTGTTTCATTTTTTAAGCCCATGGCAGTTTAAGTTCGTCGCAAAAAAATCCTTATTTAAGTTCCCTATATTCGGTAATGCAATGGCTGCGGCAAAACATATTTCAATTGATAGAGAAAACAGCAGAAAAGGAATGAAAGACATTCAACATGCTGTAGATGTCGCAAACAGTGGGCATTCTCCATTAATCTTTCCTGAAGGAACACGGAATCCCAATCCTAATAAGCTTTTACCCTTTAAAATCGGCGGAATGATTCTGGCTTTAAAATGTCAAAAACCAATAGCTCCAATATTAATGGTTGGGCCTGAAAAAGTTCTTTATAAAGGTAAGCTTATAATGAGTCCTTGCCAAAAAATTAAAATTAAAGCTCTCCCTCCTATCGATACAAGTAAGTATTCCTTAAAGGAAAGGGAGAAAATAAAAGAAGATTTACAGGATATTATGGATAAAGCTTATGCGGAGATGAGGAATGAGTGA